The following are encoded in a window of Solibacillus sp. FSL R7-0668 genomic DNA:
- a CDS encoding cytochrome d ubiquinol oxidase subunit II, protein MWLEILGVSVLWIFLFGYVIVASIDFGAGFFNGYSLLTGKNQILSKVIKRYLSPVWEITNVFLVFFFVGIVGFFPQTAYYYGTILLVPASIALILLTIRGSYYAFESYSGLRGHKGYAAAYGIAGLLIPASLSVVLTISEGGFVTMNETGPQLDYGALLTSPLAWSIVVLSITAVLYISAVFLTWYAKKAGDVEASSLMRKYALIWAVPLIVSAFGIIIELRATGNWHYENMIDISWLFIVSGILFLATIWLLWGKVKYGLAVVIMIAQFATAFFAYGISHYPYLLYPYLSIHDSFTNQTMAIALVIAFVAGLILLIPSMYLVFKLFIFNKGYLSGEDETHV, encoded by the coding sequence ATGTGGTTAGAAATATTAGGGGTATCGGTTTTATGGATTTTCTTGTTTGGCTATGTCATTGTCGCATCCATTGACTTTGGTGCAGGCTTTTTCAATGGCTACAGCTTATTAACAGGGAAAAATCAGATTTTATCAAAGGTGATTAAACGTTATTTATCACCTGTATGGGAAATAACAAATGTGTTCTTAGTATTCTTCTTCGTTGGAATTGTTGGGTTCTTCCCACAAACGGCTTATTATTACGGAACGATTCTTTTAGTCCCAGCCTCAATTGCGTTGATTTTATTAACAATCCGAGGAAGCTACTATGCCTTTGAATCCTATAGTGGCTTGCGAGGTCATAAAGGCTATGCAGCGGCTTATGGAATCGCTGGTTTATTAATTCCTGCATCGTTATCGGTTGTGCTAACGATTTCAGAGGGTGGTTTTGTCACAATGAATGAAACTGGTCCGCAGCTGGATTACGGTGCCTTATTGACAAGTCCACTCGCATGGTCGATTGTCGTCTTAAGTATTACCGCCGTGCTGTACATTTCCGCCGTCTTTTTAACATGGTATGCCAAAAAAGCAGGCGATGTAGAGGCAAGCAGCTTAATGCGTAAATATGCGCTAATTTGGGCGGTTCCACTAATCGTCAGTGCCTTTGGGATTATCATTGAACTGCGTGCAACTGGCAATTGGCATTACGAGAACATGATCGACATATCTTGGTTATTTATTGTATCGGGCATTTTATTTTTAGCGACGATTTGGTTACTTTGGGGGAAAGTGAAATATGGTTTAGCTGTCGTTATCATGATCGCACAGTTTGCCACAGCATTCTTTGCTTACGGAATTTCGCATTATCCGTATTTACTGTATCCGTACTTATCAATTCATGATAGCTTCACAAATCAAACGATGGCGATTGCACTTGTTATTGCATTTGTCGCTGGTTTAATTTTACTTATTCCATCCATGTATTTAGTATTTAAATTATTTATTTTCAATAAAGGTTATCTTTCTGGCGAAGATGAAACGCATGTATAG
- the cydS gene encoding cytochrome bd oxidase small subunit CydS, whose protein sequence is MNDFLIFYAPFLVVILAVFAAFFVATKTKTH, encoded by the coding sequence ATGAATGACTTTTTAATTTTCTACGCACCATTTCTTGTTGTTATTTTAGCAGTGTTCGCAGCGTTCTTTGTTGCAACGAAAACGAAGACACATTAA
- a CDS encoding PadR family transcriptional regulator, translating to MKSLEQLTDSVFYIMAAFTKPRHGYAVMSEIEALTNGEVTIGPASLYTIIKKLMAQEYITLYDASDSRRKVYTLTEKGRDVLTHDIARREKMIRFAKIGLEGDVSHD from the coding sequence ATGAAATCTTTAGAGCAACTGACGGATTCGGTATTTTATATTATGGCTGCCTTCACAAAGCCAAGGCATGGCTATGCGGTGATGAGCGAAATTGAAGCGCTAACGAACGGCGAGGTAACGATTGGCCCCGCATCGTTATATACCATTATAAAAAAGCTGATGGCACAGGAATACATTACGCTATATGACGCGAGTGATTCACGCCGAAAAGTGTACACATTAACAGAAAAAGGGCGTGATGTGCTAACACATGACATAGCACGTCGAGAAAAAATGATTCGCTTTGCCAAAATTGGACTAGAGGGAGATGTTTCACATGACTAA
- a CDS encoding DUF2812 domain-containing protein: MTKTKYIVSGGIAFSEKKDLKILKKYAAKGWIAKRYKAMGYELEKGEPEIIDYSIDVRRLAPEDEEEYFAMFEFAGWQHVCSSYDTHLFKAPVGTTPIYSDTTSKSEKLLRLRKSIMPAMWLTVCLTVMSYFAMVVTGGTIELVSKMLFNFFIILMILCVLMFIALTYRSMRIR, from the coding sequence ATGACTAAAACAAAGTATATCGTTTCCGGTGGTATTGCATTTTCAGAAAAGAAGGATTTGAAAATATTAAAAAAATACGCTGCAAAAGGCTGGATTGCCAAGCGCTATAAGGCAATGGGCTACGAGCTAGAAAAGGGTGAGCCTGAAATCATTGACTACAGCATTGATGTGCGCCGTTTAGCACCAGAAGATGAGGAAGAATATTTTGCGATGTTTGAGTTTGCAGGCTGGCAGCATGTTTGCTCAAGCTATGATACACATTTGTTCAAAGCGCCAGTAGGGACGACACCGATTTATTCGGACACTACTTCAAAATCTGAAAAGCTGCTACGTTTGCGAAAATCGATTATGCCCGCAATGTGGCTTACGGTTTGTTTAACGGTGATGAGTTATTTCGCGATGGTAGTTACGGGTGGGACAATTGAACTGGTATCTAAAATGTTATTTAATTTCTTTATTATTTTGATGATACTATGTGTGCTCATGTTTATCGCTTTAACATATCGTAGCATGCGTATTCGCTAG
- a CDS encoding GNAT family N-acetyltransferase, whose product MFPILETERLILREIIPQDAQNIYANFSNEQLIKYYGMNAMTQLAEAQALVQSFTAGFMNKRGIRWGIERKEETGLIGTIGFNLWSPLHRRAEIGNELHPDFWRAGYMSEAINQIVDYGFQELDLTRIGAVVFVGNEASNQLLLKNGFELEGVLRNYMYQNDQVHDVNMFSRVKR is encoded by the coding sequence ATGTTTCCGATATTAGAAACTGAACGATTAATTTTAAGAGAGATAATTCCGCAAGACGCGCAAAATATTTACGCCAATTTTTCCAACGAACAGCTGATCAAATATTATGGCATGAATGCGATGACACAGCTTGCCGAGGCCCAAGCATTAGTCCAATCATTTACAGCAGGCTTTATGAATAAAAGAGGAATCCGCTGGGGGATTGAAAGAAAAGAGGAGACTGGCTTAATCGGGACAATCGGCTTTAACCTATGGTCGCCACTACATAGACGTGCAGAAATTGGCAATGAATTGCACCCAGATTTTTGGCGTGCAGGCTATATGTCAGAAGCGATCAATCAAATTGTAGACTATGGCTTTCAAGAGCTCGATTTAACAAGAATCGGTGCCGTTGTTTTTGTGGGAAATGAAGCCTCCAACCAGCTATTATTGAAAAATGGCTTTGAACTGGAAGGTGTTTTGCGCAATTATATGTATCAAAATGATCAGGTACATGATGTGAATATGTTTTCGAGGGTGAAGCGTTAG